In the genome of Gemmatimonadota bacterium, one region contains:
- a CDS encoding threonine/serine dehydratase, which yields MTNEATVAPLVTLDAVRAARTVIGDRVRRTPMMASATLSAMTGADIFLKLELFQKTGSFKVRGALNRMDQLTAEERKRGVVTLSAGNHAQAVAWAARAMGVSATVVMPTTAVRSKVEATRGYGGDVVQTSGDLLGTAHTLQAERGLTLVHPFDDDRVIAGAGTLALEAFEDVSDPDVLLVGCGGGGVLSGISVAARGLRPAARVIGVEPDGACGMRQSLDHGSPVAPDRLSTIADGLAAPFTGVRNFAHVKGLGVEMVTVPDEAIVEAMWLLIERCKVLAEPAAAAGLAALLAGKVTVPKGAKVVLFVTGGNVDRECLRTLG from the coding sequence ATGACCAACGAAGCCACCGTTGCTCCTCTCGTGACACTCGACGCGGTGCGTGCCGCGCGCACCGTCATTGGCGACCGTGTGCGCCGTACGCCGATGATGGCCTCGGCCACGCTCTCTGCGATGACCGGTGCCGATATCTTTCTCAAGCTCGAGCTCTTTCAGAAAACGGGATCGTTCAAAGTGCGTGGGGCGCTGAACCGAATGGATCAGCTCACGGCAGAAGAGCGGAAACGCGGCGTCGTCACGCTCTCGGCGGGCAACCACGCGCAGGCCGTGGCGTGGGCCGCGCGCGCGATGGGAGTGTCGGCCACGGTCGTCATGCCAACCACGGCCGTGCGCAGTAAGGTCGAAGCCACGCGCGGCTACGGCGGCGATGTCGTGCAGACGAGCGGCGATCTGCTCGGCACCGCACATACCCTACAAGCAGAGCGCGGCCTGACGCTCGTACATCCTTTTGACGATGACCGCGTGATCGCAGGCGCGGGCACGCTGGCTCTTGAGGCGTTCGAGGATGTGTCCGATCCAGACGTGCTGCTCGTGGGCTGCGGCGGTGGCGGTGTGCTGAGCGGCATTAGCGTGGCCGCGCGGGGGCTACGGCCTGCCGCGCGCGTGATTGGCGTCGAGCCAGATGGTGCTTGCGGAATGCGGCAGAGTCTCGACCACGGCTCCCCAGTGGCTCCGGACCGCCTGTCGACCATCGCGGACGGCCTTGCCGCGCCCTTCACCGGCGTGCGCAACTTTGCGCATGTGAAGGGACTGGGCGTTGAGATGGTCACCGTGCCCGACGAAGCGATTGTCGAGGCGATGTGGCTGCTGATTGAGCGCTGTAAGGTGCTAGCCGAGCCTGCGGCGGCGGCTGGGCTCGCGGCGTTGCTGGCCGGAAAAGTGACCGTCCCCAAAGGCGCGAAGGTCGTGCTCTTTGTGACGGGCGGCAATGTGGACCGGGAATGCCTGCGCACGCTCGGATGA
- a CDS encoding thioesterase family protein encodes MNAPVERFELTIAVTPSDIDTLGHVNNVVYLSWVQDVAIAHWNAACPPEEQAEVAWVAIRHEIDYKHPAVLGDSVVARTWVGSADSHRFERNTEVRRASDDKLLARALTIYCPINRATGKLTRVSAEVRARFSAPTPPSSP; translated from the coding sequence ATGAACGCGCCCGTAGAACGCTTCGAACTCACCATCGCGGTCACGCCGAGCGACATCGACACGCTGGGCCACGTGAACAACGTAGTGTACCTGAGCTGGGTGCAGGATGTGGCCATCGCGCACTGGAATGCCGCCTGTCCGCCAGAGGAGCAAGCAGAGGTGGCGTGGGTCGCCATCCGGCATGAAATCGACTACAAGCACCCTGCCGTGCTTGGTGACTCAGTGGTCGCGCGCACCTGGGTTGGCAGCGCGGACTCGCACCGATTTGAGCGCAACACCGAGGTACGGCGCGCGAGCGATGACAAACTGCTCGCGCGCGCCCTCACGATCTACTGCCCCATCAATCGCGCCACCGGAAAACTGACCCGAGTGAGCGCCGAGGTGCGCGCACGTTTTTCCGCGCCTACGCCGCCGTCATCGCCCTGA
- a CDS encoding acetoacetate--CoA ligase encodes MTNRSDHSLDQNAPLWAPVPAQALETQLFAFYENAARRWAGTPAPDAPYARWHAWSCDRPEQFWASVWEETGVVAESRGEGTLPWDEVLVGGTRMAPPSTDAGPHWFPGARLNFAENLLRHRGPELALIFRDERGRRRTLTRDALAEQVAALAATLRALGVRPGDRVAGFLPNVPEAVTAMLAAAACGAVWSSCSPDFGAKGVLDRFGQIAPRVLFAADGYTYAGKAIDLVARVADIAEAIPELEHVVLIPFLRDSIDAASIAAVRGSVPWSDCLARSAGAALYCEQLPFNHPLYVMYSSGTTGLPKCMVHGAGGTLLQHLKEHRLHVELRAGERIFYFTTCGWMMWNWLVSALASGATVVLYDGAPMPPSQPDALWTLAAEEQVAVFGTSAKFLAMSEKEGMHPARTHDLSAMRTILSTGSPLAEHSYDFVYRSVRSGVHLASISGGTDLISCFALGNPMLPVWRGELQCRGLGMAVDVFDAAGQSVRGEAGELVCTTPFPSMPVAFWNDADGAKYHAAYFDQYPNVWRHGDWAAITAHDGLVIYGRSDATLNPSGVRIGTAEIYRQVEQLEEILESVVVGQEIVAEGSADVRIVLFVRLRAGAVLNDALRDTLRRRIREAASPHHVPKVIVQVADIPRTISGKITEMAVRDVIHGREVKNTDALANPAALDLYRNLPELRLT; translated from the coding sequence ATGACCAATCGCTCTGACCATTCTCTCGATCAGAACGCTCCGCTCTGGGCGCCGGTTCCCGCGCAGGCGCTGGAGACGCAGCTCTTCGCGTTCTATGAAAACGCGGCTCGGCGGTGGGCAGGCACGCCCGCTCCAGACGCGCCGTATGCCCGCTGGCACGCTTGGTCGTGCGACCGGCCGGAGCAGTTCTGGGCGTCGGTGTGGGAAGAGACGGGCGTTGTCGCCGAGTCGCGCGGTGAAGGAACGCTCCCGTGGGACGAGGTCCTCGTCGGCGGTACGCGCATGGCGCCGCCATCCACCGACGCTGGCCCGCATTGGTTCCCCGGCGCACGGCTCAACTTCGCCGAGAATCTGCTTCGGCACCGCGGGCCCGAGCTCGCACTGATCTTTCGCGACGAACGAGGCCGCCGCCGCACCCTCACGCGTGATGCACTCGCTGAGCAGGTCGCGGCACTCGCCGCCACATTGCGCGCCCTCGGCGTTCGGCCCGGCGACCGCGTGGCAGGATTCCTGCCGAACGTTCCCGAGGCGGTCACCGCGATGCTCGCAGCCGCGGCCTGCGGTGCGGTCTGGTCTTCGTGCTCGCCCGACTTCGGAGCCAAGGGCGTGCTCGATCGCTTCGGACAGATCGCACCGCGCGTGCTCTTTGCCGCGGACGGCTACACATACGCGGGCAAAGCCATCGATCTCGTGGCGCGCGTGGCGGACATCGCGGAGGCCATCCCCGAGCTCGAGCACGTGGTGCTCATTCCGTTCCTGCGCGACAGCATCGACGCCGCGTCCATCGCTGCCGTGCGCGGCAGCGTGCCGTGGAGCGACTGCCTCGCACGCAGTGCGGGCGCCGCGCTGTACTGCGAGCAGCTCCCGTTCAACCATCCGTTGTATGTGATGTATTCGTCGGGTACCACCGGGCTCCCCAAGTGCATGGTGCACGGCGCGGGTGGCACGCTGTTGCAACATCTCAAGGAACACCGGCTGCACGTGGAGCTGCGCGCGGGCGAACGCATCTTCTACTTCACCACCTGCGGGTGGATGATGTGGAACTGGCTCGTGAGCGCGCTCGCCTCGGGCGCCACCGTGGTGCTCTACGACGGTGCGCCGATGCCACCATCGCAGCCCGACGCGCTCTGGACGCTTGCGGCCGAGGAGCAGGTGGCGGTGTTTGGCACGAGCGCCAAGTTCTTAGCCATGAGCGAAAAAGAAGGGATGCACCCAGCGCGCACGCACGATCTCAGCGCGATGCGCACCATCCTGAGCACGGGGAGTCCGCTCGCCGAGCACAGCTACGATTTTGTCTACCGCAGCGTGCGCAGCGGTGTGCATCTCGCCAGTATTTCGGGCGGCACCGATCTCATTTCATGTTTCGCGCTCGGGAATCCCATGCTGCCGGTGTGGCGCGGCGAGTTGCAGTGCCGTGGTTTGGGAATGGCAGTGGATGTGTTCGATGCGGCGGGGCAGTCCGTTCGAGGAGAGGCCGGTGAGCTCGTGTGCACCACGCCATTTCCCTCAATGCCGGTGGCCTTCTGGAACGACGCCGACGGCGCCAAGTATCACGCGGCGTATTTCGATCAGTATCCCAATGTCTGGCGCCACGGCGATTGGGCCGCGATCACCGCGCACGACGGTCTCGTGATCTACGGCCGAAGCGACGCCACCCTCAATCCGAGTGGCGTGCGCATTGGCACCGCCGAGATTTATCGGCAGGTGGAGCAACTCGAGGAGATTCTCGAGAGCGTGGTGGTGGGGCAGGAGATTGTCGCGGAGGGAAGTGCCGATGTGCGCATCGTACTGTTCGTGCGGCTCCGTGCCGGCGCGGTGCTCAACGACGCGCTCCGCGACACACTCCGCCGCCGCATTCGTGAGGCCGCGAGTCCGCACCACGTGCCCAAGGTGATCGTGCAGGTCGCGGACATTCCGCGCACAATCAGTGGTAAGATTACCGAGATGGCGGTGCGTGATGTGATCCACGGCCGCGAGGTGAAGAACACCGATGCGCTGGCGAATCCCGCCGCGCTCGATCTGTACCGGAACCTGCCCGAGTTGAGGTTGACATGA
- a CDS encoding flavin reductase family protein, producing MLTFDIPALPIPERSRLLARVVAPRPIAFVSTVGADGVGNLAPFSYFTMGGGNPACLTFCTVNLRDGKEKDSLRNIKATGEFVVNVVTRAMAEQMNRTAVDFSSDVDEFDVSGFTRTASVRVKPPGVAESPVRIECRLVQVVRVGEGASASNFIIGEVLYVSVDAAVCTDGLPDNHKLDQLSRLGADLYLPMTPDALFSMARPAKP from the coding sequence ATGCTCACGTTCGATATTCCGGCGCTCCCCATCCCCGAGCGGTCTCGACTGCTCGCCCGGGTGGTCGCGCCGAGGCCGATCGCGTTTGTCTCCACGGTCGGCGCGGACGGTGTCGGCAATCTCGCCCCCTTCTCGTACTTCACCATGGGGGGCGGGAATCCGGCCTGTCTCACCTTTTGCACGGTCAACCTGCGCGACGGAAAGGAAAAGGATTCGCTGCGGAATATTAAGGCGACCGGTGAGTTCGTCGTCAATGTGGTCACCCGCGCGATGGCGGAGCAGATGAATCGCACCGCCGTCGATTTCAGCTCAGACGTGGATGAGTTCGACGTCTCCGGCTTTACGCGCACCGCCAGCGTCCGCGTCAAACCGCCGGGTGTGGCGGAATCTCCGGTGCGCATCGAATGCCGCCTCGTGCAGGTGGTGCGCGTGGGCGAAGGCGCGTCGGCCAGCAACTTTATCATTGGCGAAGTGCTCTACGTATCAGTCGACGCCGCCGTATGCACGGATGGTCTCCCCGACAATCACAAGCTCGACCAACTCTCCCGGCTCGGTGCCGACCTGTATCTGCCCATGACGCCCGACGCGCTGTTTTCTATGGCGCGTCCCGCCAAACCCTAG
- a CDS encoding aminotransferase class I/II-fold pyridoxal phosphate-dependent enzyme — MPTFSRRFASLPQYLLATIPQKKRDLIARGIDVIDLGAGDADLAPPPKAVEALAAAARDPAMSRYGFGLGLPAYRDAVSAWMLKRFGHQFDPLTEIVPLIGSKEGLAHLELAYLQKGDVAILPDPGYLAYLGGALLSEAEPYMYPITPRTNFLVELDDVPADVLARTKLLYLNYPNNPTAAVAPLEYLERVVAQCRERDIVLVYDNAYSEMTFDGYVAPSIFDVPGARDVAIEFHSLSKTYNMTGWRCGWACGNKTVVGALAKVKSFLDTGQFMAVQKAGIAALDSWAEWVPGNIAVFKERRDAAVAAFRANGFSVEPPKGSMYLWLPLPAGVSSREFHERMMEEQGVIVLPGAGLGAGGEGFFRISFITSPERIAEAARRAGAVLRAMTAA, encoded by the coding sequence ATGCCAACGTTCTCGCGCCGTTTCGCGTCGTTGCCCCAGTACCTGCTGGCCACTATCCCGCAGAAGAAGCGCGACTTGATCGCGCGCGGCATCGACGTCATTGACTTAGGCGCAGGAGATGCGGATCTCGCGCCACCGCCAAAGGCTGTCGAAGCCTTAGCGGCCGCCGCGCGCGATCCAGCCATGAGTCGTTATGGTTTTGGCCTCGGACTGCCAGCGTATCGCGATGCCGTGTCTGCCTGGATGCTCAAGCGATTTGGGCATCAGTTCGACCCGCTCACGGAAATCGTTCCGCTCATCGGCTCCAAGGAAGGACTCGCGCATCTCGAACTCGCCTATCTCCAAAAAGGCGACGTCGCGATTCTTCCCGATCCGGGCTATCTCGCCTACCTCGGCGGCGCGCTGCTCTCTGAAGCAGAACCGTATATGTATCCGATCACGCCGCGCACGAACTTTCTCGTAGAACTCGACGATGTGCCAGCCGACGTGCTCGCGCGCACCAAGTTGCTCTACCTGAATTATCCCAATAATCCCACGGCTGCCGTCGCACCGCTCGAATATCTCGAGCGCGTGGTGGCGCAGTGCCGTGAGCGCGACATCGTGCTCGTCTACGACAACGCCTACTCGGAGATGACCTTCGACGGTTATGTGGCGCCGAGCATCTTTGATGTACCGGGCGCGCGCGACGTGGCGATTGAGTTCCACTCGCTTTCGAAGACGTACAACATGACCGGCTGGCGCTGCGGCTGGGCCTGCGGCAACAAGACGGTCGTTGGTGCGCTGGCCAAGGTGAAGAGTTTCCTCGACACCGGTCAGTTTATGGCGGTGCAAAAGGCCGGCATCGCCGCGCTCGACAGCTGGGCCGAGTGGGTGCCGGGCAACATTGCCGTGTTTAAGGAGCGGCGCGATGCCGCCGTGGCGGCGTTCCGTGCGAATGGATTTTCGGTGGAGCCGCCCAAGGGCTCGATGTATCTCTGGCTTCCACTCCCGGCTGGCGTGTCGAGCCGCGAATTCCACGAACGGATGATGGAAGAGCAGGGCGTCATCGTGCTCCCTGGCGCCGGCCTCGGCGCGGGCGGCGAAGGGTTCTTCCGTATTTCGTTTATCACAAGTCCCGAGCGCATTGCCGAAGCGGCACGTCGCGCCGGCGCGGTGCTCAGGGCGATGACGGCGGCGTAG
- the hppD gene encoding 4-hydroxyphenylpyruvate dioxygenase codes for MATTASPLKSEPHDTFPINGTDYIEFWVGNAKQSALYYRAAFGFQLVGYRGPETGVRDRASYLLQQDKIRLVITSALGPSGAISEHVAKHGDGVKDLAFWVDDARDAWAKAVERGARSVQEPTVLTDADGEVVIAAIATYGDTIHSIVERRNYRGLFIPGFVPKTSEFNAPPVGLKYVDHCVGNVELGKMNEWVEFYSHVLGFYNLLTFDDKDISTEYSSLMSKVMSNGNGRIKFPINEPAVGKKKSQIDEYLDFYGGPGVQHIAVATDDILATVKALKSRGVEFLGTPSSYYDDLEARVGKIDEPVAELKAHGILVDRDDEGYLLQLFSKPVQDRPTLFFEIIQRKGAKGFGKGNFRALFESIEREQELRGNL; via the coding sequence ATGGCTACTACCGCGTCTCCGCTCAAGTCCGAGCCACACGACACCTTTCCGATCAACGGAACCGATTACATCGAGTTCTGGGTCGGCAACGCCAAGCAGTCGGCGCTGTATTACCGCGCAGCATTCGGTTTTCAGCTCGTCGGCTACCGCGGCCCCGAAACCGGCGTGCGCGACCGCGCGAGCTACTTGCTGCAACAAGACAAGATTCGGCTCGTCATCACATCAGCGCTCGGTCCATCGGGTGCGATCTCGGAGCATGTCGCAAAGCACGGCGACGGCGTCAAGGATCTCGCCTTCTGGGTGGATGACGCCCGCGATGCCTGGGCCAAAGCCGTAGAGCGCGGCGCCCGCTCCGTGCAGGAACCGACGGTGCTCACCGACGCCGACGGCGAAGTGGTGATTGCCGCTATCGCAACGTACGGCGACACCATCCATTCGATTGTCGAGCGCCGGAACTATCGCGGATTGTTCATCCCAGGTTTTGTGCCCAAGACCTCGGAGTTCAACGCGCCGCCGGTTGGGCTCAAGTATGTGGACCACTGCGTGGGCAATGTCGAACTCGGCAAGATGAACGAGTGGGTGGAGTTCTACTCGCACGTCCTCGGCTTCTACAACCTGCTCACCTTCGACGACAAGGACATCTCCACCGAGTACTCCTCGCTGATGTCCAAGGTGATGTCGAACGGCAACGGCCGCATTAAGTTCCCGATCAACGAGCCGGCCGTCGGCAAGAAGAAATCACAAATCGACGAGTACCTCGACTTCTACGGCGGGCCGGGCGTGCAGCACATCGCCGTCGCCACCGACGACATTCTCGCGACGGTCAAGGCGCTCAAGTCGCGCGGCGTGGAGTTCCTCGGCACGCCGTCGTCGTATTACGACGACCTCGAGGCGCGCGTCGGCAAGATCGACGAGCCCGTCGCCGAGCTGAAGGCGCATGGCATTCTCGTGGACCGCGACGACGAAGGCTACCTGCTGCAGCTCTTCTCCAAGCCGGTGCAGGACCGTCCGACGCTCTTCTTTGAGATCATCCAGCGCAAGGGCGCCAAGGGATTCGGCAAGGGCAACTTCCGCGCGCTCTTTGAGAGCATTGAACGCGAGCAGGAACTGCGGGGGAATCTCTAA
- a CDS encoding LLM class flavin-dependent oxidoreductase — protein sequence MELGLYTFADTSADPLTGTPISAAQRLRDLLEEVELADQLGLDVFGIGEHHRPDFAVSAPAVVLAAAAARTKRIRLTSAVTVLSSDDPVRVFQEFSTVDLLSGGRAEIMAGRGSFIESFPLFGYALDDYDSLFSEKLDLLLALRDSERVTWQGKHRAPLRDQPVYPRPVQDPLPIWIAVGGTPASVHRAATLGLPLAIAIIGGMPENFAPMVKFYRDTVVAEGHDASVARVGINSHVFVADTSQAAADQFFPGYAATMSRIGRERGWPPMSRAQFEAGRSLHGALAVGSPEEVVEKILFQHELFGHDRFLAQMAVGHIPHAQLMRSIELFGTKVAPAVRKAIG from the coding sequence ATGGAACTTGGACTCTACACATTCGCTGACACGTCGGCCGATCCGCTGACGGGCACGCCCATCAGTGCGGCGCAGCGGCTCCGCGACCTCCTCGAAGAAGTCGAGCTCGCCGATCAACTCGGCCTCGACGTATTCGGAATCGGCGAGCACCATCGCCCAGATTTCGCGGTGTCCGCGCCAGCGGTCGTTCTGGCTGCCGCTGCGGCTCGTACCAAGCGGATTCGCCTCACCAGCGCGGTCACGGTGCTGAGCTCGGACGATCCGGTCCGAGTCTTTCAGGAATTTTCAACGGTAGATCTGCTGTCGGGCGGCCGCGCCGAGATTATGGCGGGCCGCGGATCGTTTATTGAATCGTTTCCGTTATTCGGCTACGCGCTCGACGACTACGACTCGCTCTTCTCCGAAAAACTCGATCTCTTGCTCGCGCTTCGCGATTCCGAGCGCGTCACGTGGCAAGGCAAGCACCGTGCGCCCCTGCGTGACCAGCCCGTCTATCCACGCCCCGTGCAGGACCCGCTCCCCATATGGATTGCGGTTGGCGGCACGCCGGCGTCGGTGCACCGCGCGGCTACATTGGGGCTGCCGCTCGCCATCGCGATCATTGGCGGGATGCCAGAGAACTTCGCGCCAATGGTAAAGTTTTATCGTGACACCGTGGTTGCTGAGGGGCACGACGCGTCAGTTGCTCGCGTGGGAATCAACTCGCATGTCTTTGTGGCCGACACATCACAGGCAGCGGCCGATCAGTTCTTTCCGGGCTACGCCGCGACGATGAGCCGCATTGGGCGAGAGCGCGGATGGCCGCCGATGTCGCGCGCGCAGTTCGAGGCGGGACGCTCGCTGCACGGCGCGCTGGCGGTAGGATCGCCAGAGGAAGTCGTTGAGAAGATTCTCTTTCAGCATGAGCTCTTTGGACACGACCGTTTTCTCGCGCAGATGGCGGTGGGACACATTCCGCACGCGCAACTCATGCGCTCCATAGAACTGTTCGGCACCAAAGTGGCGCCCGCTGTGCGGAAGGCCATCGGATGA
- a CDS encoding homogentisate 1,2-dioxygenase, with amino-acid sequence MPMYHILGQVPRKRHIVFRRPDGGLYSEQLMGNEGFTGPSALLYHIHPPTTIKSVRELKKLVWEADDSAALRHRHFRTRQLPKGGSPTLDRIPLMYNNDIAMLWVEPDKTDEHFYRNAQADEVVYVAEGEGTVETQFGPLAIKPGDYLMLPRGIMHRYRFTTPAKLLCFESRGYVRTPSRYRTEFGQIVEGAPYSERDFRRPTELVTHDEKGDFPIIVKQYNALTEMVLDHHPLDVVGWDGFFYPWAFNIHDFEPIVGKVHQPPPVHQTFQGDGFVICSFVPRPYDFHPQAVPAPYNHSNVDSDEVLFYASSEFMSRKGIEYGSITHHPDGLPHGPHPGRVEASIGAKETNELAVMMDSFRPMKIAKPALPAEDEQYFRSWIEAGDGFNPPTS; translated from the coding sequence ATGCCGATGTATCACATCCTGGGGCAGGTGCCACGAAAACGGCATATCGTGTTTCGTCGCCCCGACGGCGGGCTGTACAGCGAGCAGTTGATGGGCAACGAAGGCTTCACCGGACCGTCGGCGTTGCTCTATCACATTCATCCGCCCACGACCATCAAGTCCGTGCGCGAACTCAAGAAGCTCGTGTGGGAAGCCGACGACAGCGCAGCGCTGCGGCACCGGCACTTCCGCACGCGCCAACTGCCAAAGGGCGGATCGCCTACGCTCGACCGCATTCCGTTGATGTACAACAACGACATCGCGATGCTCTGGGTGGAGCCGGATAAAACCGACGAACATTTTTATCGGAACGCGCAGGCGGATGAGGTGGTGTACGTCGCCGAAGGAGAGGGCACGGTCGAAACGCAGTTCGGCCCGCTCGCCATTAAGCCCGGCGACTATCTGATGCTCCCGCGCGGCATCATGCATCGGTATCGCTTTACCACGCCGGCCAAGTTGCTCTGCTTTGAGAGCCGCGGCTATGTGCGCACGCCCTCGCGGTATCGCACGGAGTTCGGACAGATCGTGGAAGGCGCGCCGTACAGCGAGCGCGACTTCCGCCGTCCCACGGAACTCGTGACGCACGACGAAAAGGGAGATTTCCCCATCATCGTCAAGCAGTACAACGCCCTCACCGAGATGGTGCTCGATCACCATCCGCTCGACGTCGTGGGCTGGGATGGTTTTTTCTACCCATGGGCGTTCAACATCCACGACTTTGAACCGATCGTCGGCAAGGTGCACCAGCCGCCGCCAGTGCATCAGACGTTCCAAGGCGACGGATTCGTGATCTGCTCTTTTGTGCCGCGTCCGTACGACTTTCACCCGCAGGCGGTGCCAGCGCCGTACAATCACAGCAACGTGGACAGCGACGAGGTGCTCTTCTACGCCTCGAGCGAGTTCATGAGCCGCAAGGGGATTGAGTACGGCTCCATCACGCACCATCCGGATGGTCTGCCGCATGGTCCGCATCCGGGGCGCGTTGAAGCGAGCATTGGCGCCAAGGAAACCAACGAACTCGCGGTGATGATGGATTCATTCCGGCCCATGAAGATTGCCAAGCCGGCGCTCCCTGCTGAAGACGAACAGTATTTCCGCAGTTGGATCGAAGCCGGCGACGGTTTCAATCCGCCGACGTCCTGA